Proteins co-encoded in one Anaerolineales bacterium genomic window:
- a CDS encoding uracil-DNA glycosylase: MAQTLSDLEERIIACRRCPRLVEWRERIGREKRRAYREEDYWAKPVPGFGDSRAAVLAVGLAPGAHGSNRTGRMFTGDASGDFLYPALFRAGFADRPKAVARGDGLTLRGLFLTALCRCAPPDNKPAREEIRNCLPFLLEEIRLLERLHVLVALGRVAYDTLSDVLAEPSGSGRGGCGPKPAFAHGAVASVPGLRKEDSPLWLVGSYHPSRQNTQTGRLTRPMFDRIWKRVRELARS; this comes from the coding sequence TTGGCGCAAACCCTGAGCGATCTGGAAGAGCGGATTATCGCCTGCCGCCGCTGTCCGCGGCTGGTGGAGTGGCGCGAGCGCATCGGCCGCGAAAAACGCCGCGCCTACCGCGAGGAAGACTATTGGGCGAAGCCGGTTCCCGGTTTCGGCGATTCCCGGGCGGCGGTCCTGGCTGTCGGCCTGGCTCCCGGCGCCCACGGCTCAAACCGCACCGGCCGGATGTTCACCGGCGATGCCTCGGGGGATTTCCTTTATCCGGCGCTTTTCCGCGCCGGTTTTGCGGACCGTCCGAAGGCCGTCGCTCGCGGCGACGGCTTGACTCTCCGCGGCCTGTTCCTCACCGCGCTGTGCCGTTGCGCTCCTCCGGACAACAAGCCTGCGCGGGAGGAGATCCGCAACTGTCTGCCGTTCCTGCTCGAGGAAATCCGTCTCTTGGAGCGCCTGCACGTCCTGGTCGCCTTGGGACGGGTGGCGTACGACACATTGTCGGACGTGCTTGCGGAACCGTCGGGAAGCGGTCGGGGAGGCTGCGGCCCCAAGCCCGCCTTCGCCCATGGCGCGGTCGCATCCGTCCCCGGGTTGCGGAAAGAGGATTCGCCGTTGTGGCTGGTGGGCTCCTACCATCCCAGCCGGCAGAACACGCAGACGGGAAGGTTGACCCGGCCCATGTTCGACCGGATCTGGAAACGGGTGCGGGAATTGGCGCGGAGTTGA
- a CDS encoding GAF domain-containing protein translates to MHKGFAPWGRNINGFSIAISAFVLAACLAITIYATFLSPYSGIVLNGEWIVQWVEDCDPQEPSCAANRNAIQPGDQILSIQGLTREEYQRSSSIFPFQGSRPGDSVPISFARDGREGTVEWVVPSRSVFELNDIFSQAVIYTPFWLAGTAILLLMQPRDRRWRLLILFNYATALYLAIGTNQPLLPVQALDSLSWLLVPIYLHLHLIIPSDLVSLKLRKSVPLGYLAGILLSVLGFFNLLPGRFYILALFISITGSLGLLSYRLFTETKPSERLALRMMLIGISMALGPGMILMILPAAIARVPSSAVLLFVWLAIPLLPFFYMYAIYRRRLGGFEFRANRALNLYIFSLLYALAIVVVFSVASRSLYLQDQSLYASLVVTLIFVILAPPLRARFQRWFDSAVYGVHHDPQEIVREFALQLPAAFEPALLVRLLSREVAPSLMIRESALYQKTEGGFTLFYKEGIEIPETPAESSELERWIRRSEQYRPPESGLESRFAWVRLSIALRSGGKTIGVWLFGRRDPDDFYPQKDILLLRTLGSQVAPMLENLRLYEETQRRLERLQTLRDIDITISSSLDLHFTLEILLDQVSRRSNVDAVDVLLLNAKTTMLEFVAGKGFHSDALHHTHLRLGEGYAGQAAHERRLVFIENLDAEVGSLARSPKFPIERFKSYCAAPLIVKGQVKGVLEVFFRTSLAPDPDWFDFLESLTVQAAIAIDNASLFDELQHSNAELNLAYDTTIEGWSRALDLRDEGTEGHTERVTEMTERLARAMGVDESQMVHIRRGALLHDMGKMGIPDSILLKRDALTREEWDIMRRHPLYAFEMLAPVIYLRNSLDIPYCHHEKWDGTGYPRGLKGEQIPLAARIFAIVDVWDATTSDRPYRQAWTKEQAREFLRTQSGKHFDPQIVPVFLSIVD, encoded by the coding sequence ATGCATAAGGGCTTCGCCCCCTGGGGCAGGAATATCAATGGGTTTTCCATTGCGATTTCCGCCTTCGTGTTGGCGGCCTGCCTGGCCATAACTATTTACGCCACGTTCCTTTCGCCCTATTCCGGCATCGTCCTGAACGGAGAGTGGATCGTTCAGTGGGTCGAGGATTGCGACCCGCAGGAGCCTTCCTGTGCGGCCAATCGAAACGCCATCCAGCCCGGCGATCAAATCCTCTCCATTCAAGGCCTGACGCGGGAGGAGTATCAGCGGAGTTCCTCTATTTTCCCCTTTCAGGGATCCCGGCCCGGGGATTCCGTTCCGATCTCGTTTGCGCGGGACGGGCGCGAAGGAACGGTGGAATGGGTGGTGCCGAGCCGGTCGGTCTTCGAGCTCAATGATATTTTTTCCCAGGCGGTCATTTACACCCCCTTCTGGCTGGCTGGTACGGCGATTTTGCTTCTGATGCAGCCGCGCGACCGGCGCTGGAGGCTGTTAATTCTGTTCAATTACGCCACGGCGCTGTACCTTGCGATCGGCACGAACCAGCCCCTGCTTCCCGTGCAGGCGCTCGATTCGCTCTCCTGGCTTCTGGTTCCGATCTACCTGCATCTGCATCTGATCATCCCCAGCGACCTGGTCAGCTTGAAGTTAAGGAAATCCGTCCCGCTCGGCTACTTGGCGGGCATCCTCCTTTCCGTCCTTGGCTTCTTCAACCTTCTGCCGGGGCGGTTCTACATCCTTGCGCTCTTTATTTCCATCACGGGCAGCTTGGGACTGCTGTCTTACCGACTGTTCACCGAGACCAAACCGTCGGAACGCCTCGCCCTGCGGATGATGTTGATCGGCATATCGATGGCGCTGGGGCCGGGAATGATCCTGATGATCCTTCCCGCCGCCATCGCCCGCGTGCCCTCGTCGGCGGTTCTGCTGTTCGTCTGGCTGGCCATTCCGTTGCTGCCGTTCTTCTACATGTACGCCATCTACCGGCGCCGCCTGGGCGGGTTCGAGTTCCGCGCCAACCGGGCGCTCAACCTATACATCTTCAGCCTGTTGTACGCGCTCGCCATCGTCGTGGTTTTTTCGGTGGCCAGCCGGTCGCTCTACCTGCAGGATCAATCGCTGTACGCCAGCCTGGTGGTGACGCTGATCTTCGTGATCCTTGCCCCGCCGCTGCGGGCCCGCTTCCAGCGCTGGTTTGATTCCGCCGTCTACGGAGTCCACCACGATCCGCAGGAGATCGTCCGCGAATTCGCGCTGCAACTGCCCGCCGCCTTCGAGCCCGCGCTGCTCGTCCGGCTGCTCAGCCGCGAGGTGGCGCCGAGCCTGATGATCCGCGAATCGGCTTTGTACCAAAAAACGGAGGGCGGTTTTACCCTGTTTTATAAGGAAGGGATCGAAATCCCGGAAACGCCGGCCGAATCCTCCGAACTGGAGCGGTGGATCAGAAGATCCGAGCAGTACCGCCCTCCCGAAAGCGGCCTGGAAAGCCGGTTCGCATGGGTCCGGCTGTCCATCGCCCTGCGCTCCGGCGGAAAAACCATCGGGGTCTGGCTGTTTGGGCGGCGCGATCCGGACGATTTCTACCCCCAGAAGGACATCCTCCTGCTCCGCACCCTGGGCAGCCAGGTGGCCCCGATGCTCGAAAACCTCCGCCTGTACGAGGAAACCCAGCGCCGGCTGGAGCGTCTGCAGACTCTGCGCGACATCGACATCACCATCAGCTCCAGCCTGGATCTGCACTTCACCCTCGAGATCCTGCTCGATCAGGTCTCGCGTCGCTCGAACGTCGACGCGGTGGACGTGCTGCTGCTCAACGCGAAAACCACCATGCTGGAATTCGTCGCCGGCAAGGGCTTCCACTCCGACGCCCTGCACCACACCCACTTGCGCCTGGGCGAAGGCTACGCCGGACAGGCGGCGCACGAACGCCGGCTGGTCTTCATCGAAAACCTGGACGCCGAAGTGGGCAGTTTGGCCCGCTCGCCCAAGTTCCCGATCGAGCGGTTTAAATCCTACTGCGCCGCGCCGCTGATCGTCAAAGGCCAGGTCAAGGGCGTGCTGGAAGTCTTCTTCCGCACCTCCCTGGCGCCGGATCCGGACTGGTTCGATTTCCTGGAATCCCTGACCGTCCAAGCCGCCATCGCCATCGACAACGCCTCCCTGTTCGACGAGCTGCAGCATTCGAACGCCGAATTGAACCTCGCCTACGACACGACGATCGAGGGCTGGTCGCGCGCGCTCGACCTGCGCGACGAGGGCACCGAAGGACACACCGAACGCGTCACCGAGATGACCGAACGGCTGGCGCGCGCCATGGGCGTGGACGAAAGCCAGATGGTCCACATCCGCCGCGGGGCGCTGCTGCACGACATGGGTAAGATGGGAATCCCTGACAGCATCCTGCTCAAACGCGATGCGCTGACCCGCGAGGAGTGGGACATCATGCGCCGGCATCCGCTGTACGCCTTTGAGATGCTCGCGCCGGTCATTTATTTGCGCAACTCGCTGGATATCCCCTATTGCCACCACGAAAAGTGGGACGGCACCGGGTATCCGCGGGGCCTCAAAGGCGAGCAAATTCCCCTGGCGGCGCGGATCTTCGCCATCGTGGATGTGTGGGACGCCACCACCTCCGACCGCCCCTACCGCCAGGCCTGGACCAAGGAGCAAGCCCGCGAGTTCCTCCGGACACAATCCGGCAAACATTTCGATCCGCAGATCGTGCCGGTGTTTTTATCGATTGTGGATTAA
- a CDS encoding polyprenyl synthetase family protein, whose product MDMEEVKAQVLGLPEVAAWPEMVRIFEQHVPKPHQVWEWPYRACRAVGGEDSLASSSAAAILCMILSILLVDDMLDQDPRGIHLQLGDAAAANISFAFQSASFRMLAGTPVDAERRATVMRAFADMGLTMAFGQDLDVRNLSGEENYWKVTHAKSSSYFGTAFFAGAVMGNADSDTAARIRKLGELMGDVVQIHDDIKDALDTPANPDWKQMRNNLLFLFARTADHPDRERFLALQPQVDDPEALKEAQRILVRSGAVSYGMYHICHRYQACMGILNETPLKDPEPLKEVVVKFIYPLTEILHRTGIPIPPELQTV is encoded by the coding sequence ATGGACATGGAAGAAGTAAAAGCCCAAGTGCTCGGCCTTCCTGAGGTGGCCGCCTGGCCGGAGATGGTGCGGATTTTCGAACAGCACGTCCCCAAACCGCACCAAGTTTGGGAATGGCCGTACCGAGCCTGCCGGGCGGTGGGCGGCGAAGACTCCCTGGCTTCCTCCAGCGCGGCCGCGATCCTGTGCATGATCCTCAGCATCCTTTTGGTGGACGACATGCTCGACCAGGACCCCCGCGGAATACACCTGCAGTTGGGGGATGCCGCGGCCGCCAACATCAGCTTCGCCTTCCAATCGGCTTCCTTCCGCATGCTGGCCGGCACGCCGGTGGACGCCGAACGGCGCGCGACGGTGATGCGGGCCTTCGCCGACATGGGGCTGACGATGGCCTTCGGCCAGGACCTCGACGTCCGCAACCTCAGCGGGGAGGAAAATTACTGGAAGGTGACCCACGCCAAGAGTTCGTCGTATTTCGGCACCGCGTTCTTCGCCGGCGCCGTGATGGGGAACGCCGATTCCGACACCGCCGCGCGGATCCGGAAACTCGGCGAGCTGATGGGCGACGTGGTCCAGATTCACGACGACATCAAAGACGCCCTGGACACCCCCGCCAATCCGGATTGGAAACAGATGCGCAACAATCTTCTGTTCCTCTTCGCCAGAACCGCCGATCATCCCGACCGCGAACGGTTCCTCGCCCTGCAGCCGCAGGTGGACGATCCGGAGGCGCTGAAAGAAGCCCAGCGGATCCTGGTCCGCAGCGGCGCGGTCAGCTACGGCATGTACCACATCTGTCACCGCTACCAAGCCTGCATGGGGATTTTGAACGAAACTCCCTTGAAGGATCCGGAGCCGTTGAAGGAAGTGGTCGTAAAATTCATCTACCCGCTGACGGAGATCCTCCATCGCACCGGCATTCCGATCCCGCCGGAATTGCAGACGGTTTGA